In Cyclopterus lumpus isolate fCycLum1 chromosome 17, fCycLum1.pri, whole genome shotgun sequence, a genomic segment contains:
- the plekhj1 gene encoding pleckstrin homology domain-containing family J member 1, with amino-acid sequence MRFNEKEMVSLSRQPSEMAAELGMRGPKKGDVVKKRLVKLVVNFLFYFRTDEEEPIGALLLEQCRVEREDTQVFSIVFLDEAERKYLFECNSEEQCGEWVDSIIKASYEFMRKNLIFYRTEIHRLTGKDPLEQYGISDETRFQVNNGLQLMPRDTSSL; translated from the exons ATGCGTTTCAACGAGAAGGAGATGGTGTCCCTGAGCCGCCAGCCTTCAGAGATGGCAGCCGAGCTGGGAATGCGAGGGCCCAAGAAAGGAGACG TTGTAAAGAAGAGGCTGGTGAAACTCGTCGTTAACTTCCTCTTTTATTTCAGaactgatgaggaggag CCAATTGGAGCTTTGCTGCTGGAGCAGTGTCgggtggagagggaggacacTCAGGTCTTCTCCATTG TATTTCTGGATGAAGCAGAGAGGAAATATCTATTTGAGTGTAACTCAGAAGAGCAGTGTGGGGAGTGGGTCGACTCCATTATCAAGGCCAG TTACGAGTTCATGAGGAAGAACCTGATATTCTATCGAACTGAAATCCACAGGCTCACTGGCAAG GACCCCTTGGAGCAGTACGGTATATCAGATGAAACTCGCTTCCAGGTCAACAATGGCCTGCAACTTATGCCTCGGGATACATCCTCCTTGTAG
- the LOC117746732 gene encoding fizzy-related protein homolog: protein MDQDYECRLLRQINIQNENASPTKAAGAVRALTPTSSPLSSPSKHGDRFIPSRAGANWSVNFHRINEIEKSHNQNRKTKDGTTDSNKADGLAYSALLKNELLGAGIEKVQDPQSEDRRLQPSTPAKRSLFSYSISAKRALPEEDGNTVSPYSLSPVSSNSQKLLRSPRKPTRKISKIPFKVLDAPELQDDFYLNLVDWSSLNVLSVGLGTCVYLWSACTSQVTRLCDLSVEGDSVTSVGWSERGNLVAVGTHKGYVQIWDAAAGKKLSVLEGHTARVGALAWNADQLSSGSRDRVILQRDIRAPPLQSERRLQGHRQEVCGLKWSTDHQLLASGGNDNKLLVWNHSSVLPVQQYTEHLAAVKAIAWSPHQHGLLASGGGTADRCIRFWNTLTGQPLQCTDTGSQVCNLAWSKHTNELVSTHGYSQNQILVWKYPSLTQVAKLTGHSYRVLYLAMSPDGEAIVTGAGDETLRFWNVFSKMRSTKESVSVLNLFTRIR from the exons ATGGATCAGGACTATGAGTGCAGGCTGCTCAGGCAGATCAACATTCAAAATGAGAACGCAAGCCCCACA AAAGCGGCAGGAGCAGTGAGGGCTCTAACACCCACAAGCTCCCCGCTGTCCTCCCCGAGTAAGCACGGTGATCGCTTTATTCCCTCCCGGGCTGGAGCCAACTGGAGTGTTAACTTCCACCGCATCAAT GAAATTGAAAAGTCACAcaatcaaaacagaaaaacCAAAGATGGCACAACCGACAGCAACAAAG CGGATGGTCTGGCTTACTCGGCTCTGCTGAAGAACGAGCTGTTAGGAGCGGGCATCGAGAAAGTCCAGGACCCCCAGTCAGAAGACCGCCGTCTGCAGCCATCTACTCCAGCCAAGAGAAGCCTTTTTAGT tattCTATAAGTGCAAAGAGGGCTCTGCCAGAAGAGGATGGAAACACAGTCTCTCCATATTCTCTATCGCCCGTCAGTAGCAACAG CCAGAAGCTGCTGCGGTCGCCAAGGAAACCTACGCGCAAAATATCTAAAATACCTTTCAAAGTCTTGGATGCTCCAGAGCTTCAGGACGACTTCTACCTCAACCTAGTGGACTGGTCCTCTCTGAATGTGCTCAGTGTTGGACTGGgtacctgtgtctacctgtggAGTGCCTGCAccagtcag GTGACACGTCTATGCGACCTTTCCGTAGAAGGTGATTCTGTAACGTCGGTGGGCTGGTCAGAGAGG GGTAACCTGGTGGCAGTGGGGACTCATAAAGGCTATGTACAGATCTGGGATGCAGCAGCAGGAAAAAAGCTCTCCGTACTAGAGGGACACACAGCCAGAGTGG GTGCGTTGGCTTGGAATGCGGACCAGCTGTCGTCTGGGAGCCGCGATCGAGTGATCCTCCAGCGGGACATCAGGGCCCCGCCTCTCCAGTCAGAGCGCCGTCTCCAAGGACACAGGCAGGAGGTCTGTGGGCTCAAGTGGAGCACAGACCACCAGCTGCTAGCCTCGGGTGGAAATGACAACAAG TTACTTGTGTGGAACCACTCGAGCGTCCTCCCGGTGCAGCAGTACACAGAGCACTTGGCTGCAGTGAAGGCCATCGCCTGGTCTCCCCACCAGCACGGCCTGCTGGCCTCCGGAGGCGGCACCGCCGACCGCTGCATCCGCTTCTGGAACACTCTGACTGGCCAGCCCTTACAGTGCACCGACACCGGGTCTCAGGTCTGCAACCTGGCCTGGTCCAAGCACACAAATGAACTG GTCAGCACACATGGTTATTCCCAGAACCAGATCCTGGTGTGGAAGTATCCCTCTCTCACTCAAGTGGCCAAACTTACTGGACATTCCTACAGAGTACTCTACCTG GCCATGTCCCCTGATGGAGAGGCCATTGTAACGGGAGCTGGGGATGAAACACTTCGTTTTTGGAACGTCTTTAGTAAGATGAGATCCACTAAG GAATCCGTGTCAGTGCTGAACCTCTTCACCAGGATCCGGTAG
- the LOC117746505 gene encoding spindlin-W-like, translating to MSKKRGRKRSSGVLGESSAPTLSPDPDNLLGRRIQHTWREKGNLTKWKGTVLERLTVNSSLYMVKYDGFDCVYGIELFKDTRVSNLQVLTEKVVNNKIKVPPGAEELVGRAVEHLFEKEDGQKNEWRGMVLSRAPVMTHWYYITYEKDPVLYMYQLWDDYKDGDLRVLPESENKHLLPADRKPGEEPESLVGKQVEYVTDNGLKRTGLVIYQVPAKPTVYYIKYDDDVHIHVYDLVKTT from the exons ATGTCAAAGAAACGGGGCAG GAAGCGTAGCAGTGGAGTGCTGGGTGAGAGCTCGGCGCCGACCCTGAGCCCAGACCCAGACAACCTGCTGGGCCGAAGGATTCAGCACACCTGGAGGGAGAAGGGTAACTTGACTAAGTGGAAAGGCACCGTTCTGGAGCGCCTAACTGTGAACAGCTCTCTCTACATGGTCAAATATGATGGCTTTGACTGCGTGTATGGCATTGAGCTCTTCAAAGACACCCGGGTGTCCAACCTGCAGGTGTTGACAGAGAAAGTCG TGAACAATAAGATCAAGGTGCCTCCCGGGGCGGAGGAGCTGGTGGGCCGGGCTGTGGAGCATCTGTTTGAGAAGGAGGACGGTCAGAAAAACGAGTGGCGAGGCATGGTGctgtcccgagcccccgtcatGACCCACTGGTACTACATCACTTACGAGAAGGACCCGGTGCTGTACATGTACCAGCTGTGGGACGACTATAAGGACGGAGATCTACGTGTCCTGCCCGAATCAG AGAACAAACATCTGCTACCAGCAGACAGGAAGCCAGGTGAGGAGCCAGAGAGCCTTGTGGGTAAACAGGTGGAGTACGTCACAGATAACGGTCTGAAGAGGACGGGCTTGGTCATCTACCAGGTCCCAGCAAAGCCCACAGTGTACTATATCAAATATGACGATGACGTTCACATCCACGTCTATGATCTTGTGAAGACCACCTAG